Proteins encoded by one window of Arachis ipaensis cultivar K30076 chromosome B04, Araip1.1, whole genome shotgun sequence:
- the LOC110271525 gene encoding uncharacterized protein LOC110271525 produces MVGGEDAALLQEELGKGGRDGDAARRHCPHPIELHLHHTNQTSLFLSLSTSYFFSPPLPLPPLLALHEPPPQPLLSHLFPSSPSSQSYLRRRSNPKTNFVILLLGGA; encoded by the exons ATGGTTGGAGGAGAGGATGCGGCGTTGTTGCAAGAAGAGTTGGGAAAGGGTGGAAGGGACGGCGACGCGGCAAGAAGG CATTGCCCCCACCCTATCGAGCTCCATTTACACCATACAAATCAAACGAGCTTATTCCTCTCTCTGTCAACGAGCTACTTCTTCTCTCCACCGTTGCCACTGCCGCCGCTGCTCGCATTGCACGAGCCCCCTCCGCAGCCGCTCTTGTCGCATCTGTTCCCTTCATCGCCGTCGTCGCAGAGCTATCTCCGCCGCCGCTCTAATCCAAAGACTAATTTTGTGATTCTGTTGCTTGGAG GAGCTTAA